ACCTCAGATGGGAGGTCAGTTATGTATGAGGGAATCTTAGCTCCAGTTATGAACTGGGCCACCTCGCAACTGAAGTTGTTGCAGTTGTGTTCAAACAGGTGGTATTTGTCAGGTCTGAGGAAAGAGAGGGAAGCAGTATGGGACAGAGTAGGTTGTACAGATTTGCATTTGTGAGGATTTAACATAACTGAATTTCAAAAATCACTGCAGTTTCCTCTTGAATTCAACAACACAGATATAGTACTGACCTATATGTTGACTCACTGAGAGAAGAGAGATATTCAAGAAAGAGGTCTCGAGGAACTTCTGTGTTTCCAAGATCCACAATGGAATCAGGCATGCCTAAAAGTGTACCACCCTGAAACATGAGAAAATTTCATAATTATGCAGGGTTACTTTCATTAGGCCCAATTCCTTTTTTAATGAACTTATGTGATATAGGCCCTTTTCAGCCCCTGGTATTAACATCCgacgggtgatctgatcacaagagAATAGCTGTGACAGATTGTTTGTGTCCAGATCAAGAGAccctcatttatttaatttcagtaaCATCCATTTTAGTTGTTaaagaaaaacttttatattAAACTTTTAACATGTTTTACTCACAAGCTTGCTAAAAGTCCACCAAAGGTGATgtcattttagtttgttttgtctGAGACACATCAGGACACATTTGCTGTTCACAATACAACTGGAATGTGGCCATAATGTGGCCCTGACAAACTCCAGATGAGGTTTGAGTAAtacgatcacaaaacattttggattCCTTTCACACCTGTATTTATCACGGTCCGTTTGTGATTTGATCACCTGAGATTGATGTTAATACCAGATGTGAAGAGGTCCATAGTGACATTTTTCAGTTAACCATCTTCGCTTTTCAGATAACTTGAAAAACGAGCTGCAGCACACATCTAATGCATGAAAAAGAGTTTATCATCTCTTACCGGATGGCAACTTGAAATGCCCACTCCTCCGAAGAAAAACTCTTCCCCATAAGCCACTATAGAGGTGTGCCTTTATTAAACAATCAAAGACCAATGCATTAAAATGATCAATGTGCATTTCCTGTTTCAACATAAATAAGTCCATCTCTTAT
This window of the Xyrauchen texanus isolate HMW12.3.18 chromosome 40, RBS_HiC_50CHRs, whole genome shotgun sequence genome carries:
- the desi1b gene encoding desumoylating isopeptidase 1b, with product MADDSSYNVKLYIYDISKGLARQLSPLMLGRQLEGIWHTSIVAYGEEFFFGGVGISSCHPGGTLLGMPDSIVDLGNTEVPRDLFLEYLSSLSESTYRPDKYHLFEHNCNNFSCEVAQFITGAKIPSYITDLPSEVLATPFGQAIRPFLDSVTITPPGSNGMNGFGQR